A window of the Lagopus muta isolate bLagMut1 chromosome 1, bLagMut1 primary, whole genome shotgun sequence genome harbors these coding sequences:
- the SPART gene encoding spartin isoform X3, with product MLIARVLHAVGLCRIMQEQCAAMEQLRDPVMQEDANIKAINEEYTKAFIFINKGLHADELGQKEEARSYYRQGLDHLLRGVSIPSQDPACVGPQWESARQMQQKMKETLQNVRTRLDILEQNTPPVGGSPAAMDALAGVPKLYPHIPSTEKPERPPPPNALFVPSQPPAADESVAAASQGQLPSMSPSSAKPLCLPNEAPPAYTPQATDGHFTVSYGTDSGEFSSVSEDYYRKCAQPPPLQNLGVDADELILIPQGVQIFFVTPDGQVSAPSYPGYLRIVKFLDTDSEMAQNRPPAFLQVCDWLYPLMCNQSPVLCCNTGVYMFPDMMSQIPGSYVGVVLSSELPAADRELFEDLLKQMSDLRLQPPEASSDVVNLPQTVHIQPHPEGESQKELPEWSEKVARGILSGASWVSWGLVKGAEFTGKAIHKGASKLREHIQPEEKPLEVNPTVAKGLHVAKQATGGAVKVSQFLVEGVCSIASCVGKELAPHVKKHGSKLVPESLKKDKDGKSALDGALVVAASGVQGFATVWQGLESAAKCIAKSVSTETVKTVKHKYGDDAGSATDNAMSSAINVGVTAFNIDHIGIKSIVKKTAKETGHAVLDEYKVLDKEKKDKK from the exons ATGCTCATAGCTCGTGTTCTGCATGCAGTAGGATTGTGTCGCATCATGCAGGAACAG TGTGCAGCAATGGAACAACTGCGGGATCCAGTTATGCAAGAAGATGCAAATATTAAAGCTATTAATGAGGAGTACacaaaagcctttatttttatcAATAAAGGACTACATGCAGATGAACTGGGTCAGAAGGAAGAGGCAAGAAGTTACTACAGGCAAGGACTTGACCACTTGCTCCGAGGAGTTAGTATTCCATCACAGGATCCTGCATGTGTGGGACCCCAGTGGGAGTCTGCCAGGCAAATGCAGCAGAAGATGAAGGAGACCCTCCAGAATGTGCGCACTCGACTTGATATTCTAGAACAAAACACTCCACCTGTAGGAGGAAGCCCTGCTGCAATGGATGCCCTTGCTGGAGTGCCCAAGTTGTATCCACACATTCCTTCCACAGAAAAGCCAGAAAGGCCCCCCCCACCTAATGCTCTGTTTGTACCAAGTCAGCCACCTGCAGCAGATGAAAGTGTTGCAGCTGCAAGCCAGGGGCAGCTTCCATCTATGAGCCCATCATCTGCAAAACCTCTGTGTCTGCCAAACGAAGCACCTCCTGCCTATACTCCTCAAGCTACCGATGGCCATTTTACTGTGTCGTATGGCACAGACTCAGGGGagttttcttctgtcagtgAGGACTACTACAGAAAGTGTGCTCAGCCACCTCCCCTTCAAAACCTGGGAGTGGATGCAGATGAGCTGATCTTGATTCCCCAAGGTGTGCAGATATTCTTTGTGACTCCTGATGGGCAGGTCAGTGCTCCTTCGTATCCTGGATATCTGCGCATTGTGAAGTTCTTGGATACAGATAGTGAGATGGCCCAGAATCGTCCACCTGCGTTTCTTCAG GTTTGTGACTGGTTGTATCCTCTAATGTGCAACCAGTCTCCTGTTCTGTGCTGCAATACGGGAGTCTACATGTTCCCTGACATGATGTCCCAGATACCAGGATCCTATGTGGGAGTAGTGTTGTCTTCAGAACTTCCAGCAGCTGACAGAGAGCTTTTTGAGGATCTGTTAAAGCAGATGTCTGACCTTCGACTCCAG CCTCCTGAAGCCTCCAGTGATGTGGTTAATTTGCCTCAGACTGTACATATCCAACCGCATCCTGAAGGGGAAAGTCAGAAAGAATTGCCAGAATGGAGTGAGAAAGTTGCCCGTGGAATCTTGTCAG GTGCATCTTGGGTAAGCTGGGGCCTCGTAAAAGGAGCAGAATTTACTGGGAAAGCTATTCACAAAGGAGCTTCTAAACTGCGAGAACACATTCAGCCAGAAGAAAAACCTCTGGAAGTCAACCCAACTGTAGCAAAGGGGCTTCATGTAGCGAAACAGGCTACTGGAGGAGCTGTGAAAGTCAGCCAGTTCTTAG TTGAGGGAGTGTGTTCAATAGCAAGCTGTGTTGGAAAGGAGCTGGCTCCTCATGTCAAGAAACATGGCAGCAAATTAGTTCCAGAATCCCTTAAGAAAGACAAAGATGGCAAATCTGCTCTTGATGGTGCTCTGGTGGTAGCAGCAAGTGGAGTTCAAG GGTTTGCAACAGTGTGGCAAGGTTTAGAAAGTGCAGCTAAATGCATTGCTAAAAGTGTTTCAACTGAGACTGTAAAAACTGTGAAACACAA
- the SPART gene encoding spartin isoform X4, which produces MLIARVLHAVGLCRIMQEQCAAMEQLRDPVMQEDANIKAINEEYTKAFIFINKGLHADELGQKEEARSYYRQGLDHLLRGVSIPSQDPACVGPQWESARQMQQKMKETLQNVRTRLDILEQNTPPVGGSPAAMDALAGVPKLYPHIPSTEKPERPPPPNALFVPSQPPAADESVAAASQGQLPSMSPSSAKPLCLPNEAPPAYTPQATDGHFTVSYGTDSGEFSSVSEDYYRKCAQPPPLQNLGVDADELILIPQGVQIFFVTPDGQVSAPSYPGYLRIVKFLDTDSEMAQNRPPAFLQVCDWLYPLMCNQSPVLCCNTGVYMFPDMMSQIPGSYVGVVLSSELPAADRELFEDLLKQMSDLRLQVPGSHERVGLPSELPATERAHFEDKLKQMSGHKVQPPEASSDVVNLPQTVHIQPHPEGESQKELPEWSEKVARGILSGASWVSWGLVKGAEFTGKAIHKGASKLREHIQPEEKPLEVNPTVAKGLHVAKQATGGAVKVSQFLVEGVCSIASCVGKELAPHVKKHGSKLVPESLKKDKDGKSALDGALVVAASGVQGFATVWQGLESAAKCIAKSVSTETVKTVKHKKYGDQQTTTTN; this is translated from the exons ATGCTCATAGCTCGTGTTCTGCATGCAGTAGGATTGTGTCGCATCATGCAGGAACAG TGTGCAGCAATGGAACAACTGCGGGATCCAGTTATGCAAGAAGATGCAAATATTAAAGCTATTAATGAGGAGTACacaaaagcctttatttttatcAATAAAGGACTACATGCAGATGAACTGGGTCAGAAGGAAGAGGCAAGAAGTTACTACAGGCAAGGACTTGACCACTTGCTCCGAGGAGTTAGTATTCCATCACAGGATCCTGCATGTGTGGGACCCCAGTGGGAGTCTGCCAGGCAAATGCAGCAGAAGATGAAGGAGACCCTCCAGAATGTGCGCACTCGACTTGATATTCTAGAACAAAACACTCCACCTGTAGGAGGAAGCCCTGCTGCAATGGATGCCCTTGCTGGAGTGCCCAAGTTGTATCCACACATTCCTTCCACAGAAAAGCCAGAAAGGCCCCCCCCACCTAATGCTCTGTTTGTACCAAGTCAGCCACCTGCAGCAGATGAAAGTGTTGCAGCTGCAAGCCAGGGGCAGCTTCCATCTATGAGCCCATCATCTGCAAAACCTCTGTGTCTGCCAAACGAAGCACCTCCTGCCTATACTCCTCAAGCTACCGATGGCCATTTTACTGTGTCGTATGGCACAGACTCAGGGGagttttcttctgtcagtgAGGACTACTACAGAAAGTGTGCTCAGCCACCTCCCCTTCAAAACCTGGGAGTGGATGCAGATGAGCTGATCTTGATTCCCCAAGGTGTGCAGATATTCTTTGTGACTCCTGATGGGCAGGTCAGTGCTCCTTCGTATCCTGGATATCTGCGCATTGTGAAGTTCTTGGATACAGATAGTGAGATGGCCCAGAATCGTCCACCTGCGTTTCTTCAG GTTTGTGACTGGTTGTATCCTCTAATGTGCAACCAGTCTCCTGTTCTGTGCTGCAATACGGGAGTCTACATGTTCCCTGACATGATGTCCCAGATACCAGGATCCTATGTGGGAGTAGTGTTGTCTTCAGAACTTCCAGCAGCTGACAGAGAGCTTTTTGAGGATCTGTTAAAGCAGATGTCTGACCTTCGACTCCAG GTGCCAGGATCCCATGAGAGAGTAGGGTTACCATCAGAGCTCCCAGCAACAGAGAGAGCGCATTTTGaagataaattaaaacagaTGTCTGGCCACAAAGTCCAG CCTCCTGAAGCCTCCAGTGATGTGGTTAATTTGCCTCAGACTGTACATATCCAACCGCATCCTGAAGGGGAAAGTCAGAAAGAATTGCCAGAATGGAGTGAGAAAGTTGCCCGTGGAATCTTGTCAG GTGCATCTTGGGTAAGCTGGGGCCTCGTAAAAGGAGCAGAATTTACTGGGAAAGCTATTCACAAAGGAGCTTCTAAACTGCGAGAACACATTCAGCCAGAAGAAAAACCTCTGGAAGTCAACCCAACTGTAGCAAAGGGGCTTCATGTAGCGAAACAGGCTACTGGAGGAGCTGTGAAAGTCAGCCAGTTCTTAG TTGAGGGAGTGTGTTCAATAGCAAGCTGTGTTGGAAAGGAGCTGGCTCCTCATGTCAAGAAACATGGCAGCAAATTAGTTCCAGAATCCCTTAAGAAAGACAAAGATGGCAAATCTGCTCTTGATGGTGCTCTGGTGGTAGCAGCAAGTGGAGTTCAAG GGTTTGCAACAGTGTGGCAAGGTTTAGAAAGTGCAGCTAAATGCATTGCTAAAAGTGTTTCAACTGAGACTGTAAAAACTGTGAAACACAA gaaatacGGAGATCAGCAGACAACAACCACtaactga
- the SPART gene encoding spartin isoform X1, translating to MLIARVLHAVGLCRIMQEQCAAMEQLRDPVMQEDANIKAINEEYTKAFIFINKGLHADELGQKEEARSYYRQGLDHLLRGVSIPSQDPACVGPQWESARQMQQKMKETLQNVRTRLDILEQNTPPVGGSPAAMDALAGVPKLYPHIPSTEKPERPPPPNALFVPSQPPAADESVAAASQGQLPSMSPSSAKPLCLPNEAPPAYTPQATDGHFTVSYGTDSGEFSSVSEDYYRKCAQPPPLQNLGVDADELILIPQGVQIFFVTPDGQVSAPSYPGYLRIVKFLDTDSEMAQNRPPAFLQVCDWLYPLMCNQSPVLCCNTGVYMFPDMMSQIPGSYVGVVLSSELPAADRELFEDLLKQMSDLRLQVPGSHERVGLPSELPATERAHFEDKLKQMSGHKVQPPEASSDVVNLPQTVHIQPHPEGESQKELPEWSEKVARGILSGASWVSWGLVKGAEFTGKAIHKGASKLREHIQPEEKPLEVNPTVAKGLHVAKQATGGAVKVSQFLVEGVCSIASCVGKELAPHVKKHGSKLVPESLKKDKDGKSALDGALVVAASGVQGFATVWQGLESAAKCIAKSVSTETVKTVKHKYGDDAGSATDNAMSSAINVGVTAFNIDHIGIKSIVKKTAKETGHAVLDEYKVLDKEKKDKK from the exons ATGCTCATAGCTCGTGTTCTGCATGCAGTAGGATTGTGTCGCATCATGCAGGAACAG TGTGCAGCAATGGAACAACTGCGGGATCCAGTTATGCAAGAAGATGCAAATATTAAAGCTATTAATGAGGAGTACacaaaagcctttatttttatcAATAAAGGACTACATGCAGATGAACTGGGTCAGAAGGAAGAGGCAAGAAGTTACTACAGGCAAGGACTTGACCACTTGCTCCGAGGAGTTAGTATTCCATCACAGGATCCTGCATGTGTGGGACCCCAGTGGGAGTCTGCCAGGCAAATGCAGCAGAAGATGAAGGAGACCCTCCAGAATGTGCGCACTCGACTTGATATTCTAGAACAAAACACTCCACCTGTAGGAGGAAGCCCTGCTGCAATGGATGCCCTTGCTGGAGTGCCCAAGTTGTATCCACACATTCCTTCCACAGAAAAGCCAGAAAGGCCCCCCCCACCTAATGCTCTGTTTGTACCAAGTCAGCCACCTGCAGCAGATGAAAGTGTTGCAGCTGCAAGCCAGGGGCAGCTTCCATCTATGAGCCCATCATCTGCAAAACCTCTGTGTCTGCCAAACGAAGCACCTCCTGCCTATACTCCTCAAGCTACCGATGGCCATTTTACTGTGTCGTATGGCACAGACTCAGGGGagttttcttctgtcagtgAGGACTACTACAGAAAGTGTGCTCAGCCACCTCCCCTTCAAAACCTGGGAGTGGATGCAGATGAGCTGATCTTGATTCCCCAAGGTGTGCAGATATTCTTTGTGACTCCTGATGGGCAGGTCAGTGCTCCTTCGTATCCTGGATATCTGCGCATTGTGAAGTTCTTGGATACAGATAGTGAGATGGCCCAGAATCGTCCACCTGCGTTTCTTCAG GTTTGTGACTGGTTGTATCCTCTAATGTGCAACCAGTCTCCTGTTCTGTGCTGCAATACGGGAGTCTACATGTTCCCTGACATGATGTCCCAGATACCAGGATCCTATGTGGGAGTAGTGTTGTCTTCAGAACTTCCAGCAGCTGACAGAGAGCTTTTTGAGGATCTGTTAAAGCAGATGTCTGACCTTCGACTCCAG GTGCCAGGATCCCATGAGAGAGTAGGGTTACCATCAGAGCTCCCAGCAACAGAGAGAGCGCATTTTGaagataaattaaaacagaTGTCTGGCCACAAAGTCCAG CCTCCTGAAGCCTCCAGTGATGTGGTTAATTTGCCTCAGACTGTACATATCCAACCGCATCCTGAAGGGGAAAGTCAGAAAGAATTGCCAGAATGGAGTGAGAAAGTTGCCCGTGGAATCTTGTCAG GTGCATCTTGGGTAAGCTGGGGCCTCGTAAAAGGAGCAGAATTTACTGGGAAAGCTATTCACAAAGGAGCTTCTAAACTGCGAGAACACATTCAGCCAGAAGAAAAACCTCTGGAAGTCAACCCAACTGTAGCAAAGGGGCTTCATGTAGCGAAACAGGCTACTGGAGGAGCTGTGAAAGTCAGCCAGTTCTTAG TTGAGGGAGTGTGTTCAATAGCAAGCTGTGTTGGAAAGGAGCTGGCTCCTCATGTCAAGAAACATGGCAGCAAATTAGTTCCAGAATCCCTTAAGAAAGACAAAGATGGCAAATCTGCTCTTGATGGTGCTCTGGTGGTAGCAGCAAGTGGAGTTCAAG GGTTTGCAACAGTGTGGCAAGGTTTAGAAAGTGCAGCTAAATGCATTGCTAAAAGTGTTTCAACTGAGACTGTAAAAACTGTGAAACACAA
- the SPART gene encoding spartin isoform X2: MEQLRDPVMQEDANIKAINEEYTKAFIFINKGLHADELGQKEEARSYYRQGLDHLLRGVSIPSQDPACVGPQWESARQMQQKMKETLQNVRTRLDILEQNTPPVGGSPAAMDALAGVPKLYPHIPSTEKPERPPPPNALFVPSQPPAADESVAAASQGQLPSMSPSSAKPLCLPNEAPPAYTPQATDGHFTVSYGTDSGEFSSVSEDYYRKCAQPPPLQNLGVDADELILIPQGVQIFFVTPDGQVSAPSYPGYLRIVKFLDTDSEMAQNRPPAFLQVCDWLYPLMCNQSPVLCCNTGVYMFPDMMSQIPGSYVGVVLSSELPAADRELFEDLLKQMSDLRLQVPGSHERVGLPSELPATERAHFEDKLKQMSGHKVQPPEASSDVVNLPQTVHIQPHPEGESQKELPEWSEKVARGILSGASWVSWGLVKGAEFTGKAIHKGASKLREHIQPEEKPLEVNPTVAKGLHVAKQATGGAVKVSQFLVEGVCSIASCVGKELAPHVKKHGSKLVPESLKKDKDGKSALDGALVVAASGVQGFATVWQGLESAAKCIAKSVSTETVKTVKHKYGDDAGSATDNAMSSAINVGVTAFNIDHIGIKSIVKKTAKETGHAVLDEYKVLDKEKKDKK; encoded by the exons ATGGAACAACTGCGGGATCCAGTTATGCAAGAAGATGCAAATATTAAAGCTATTAATGAGGAGTACacaaaagcctttatttttatcAATAAAGGACTACATGCAGATGAACTGGGTCAGAAGGAAGAGGCAAGAAGTTACTACAGGCAAGGACTTGACCACTTGCTCCGAGGAGTTAGTATTCCATCACAGGATCCTGCATGTGTGGGACCCCAGTGGGAGTCTGCCAGGCAAATGCAGCAGAAGATGAAGGAGACCCTCCAGAATGTGCGCACTCGACTTGATATTCTAGAACAAAACACTCCACCTGTAGGAGGAAGCCCTGCTGCAATGGATGCCCTTGCTGGAGTGCCCAAGTTGTATCCACACATTCCTTCCACAGAAAAGCCAGAAAGGCCCCCCCCACCTAATGCTCTGTTTGTACCAAGTCAGCCACCTGCAGCAGATGAAAGTGTTGCAGCTGCAAGCCAGGGGCAGCTTCCATCTATGAGCCCATCATCTGCAAAACCTCTGTGTCTGCCAAACGAAGCACCTCCTGCCTATACTCCTCAAGCTACCGATGGCCATTTTACTGTGTCGTATGGCACAGACTCAGGGGagttttcttctgtcagtgAGGACTACTACAGAAAGTGTGCTCAGCCACCTCCCCTTCAAAACCTGGGAGTGGATGCAGATGAGCTGATCTTGATTCCCCAAGGTGTGCAGATATTCTTTGTGACTCCTGATGGGCAGGTCAGTGCTCCTTCGTATCCTGGATATCTGCGCATTGTGAAGTTCTTGGATACAGATAGTGAGATGGCCCAGAATCGTCCACCTGCGTTTCTTCAG GTTTGTGACTGGTTGTATCCTCTAATGTGCAACCAGTCTCCTGTTCTGTGCTGCAATACGGGAGTCTACATGTTCCCTGACATGATGTCCCAGATACCAGGATCCTATGTGGGAGTAGTGTTGTCTTCAGAACTTCCAGCAGCTGACAGAGAGCTTTTTGAGGATCTGTTAAAGCAGATGTCTGACCTTCGACTCCAG GTGCCAGGATCCCATGAGAGAGTAGGGTTACCATCAGAGCTCCCAGCAACAGAGAGAGCGCATTTTGaagataaattaaaacagaTGTCTGGCCACAAAGTCCAG CCTCCTGAAGCCTCCAGTGATGTGGTTAATTTGCCTCAGACTGTACATATCCAACCGCATCCTGAAGGGGAAAGTCAGAAAGAATTGCCAGAATGGAGTGAGAAAGTTGCCCGTGGAATCTTGTCAG GTGCATCTTGGGTAAGCTGGGGCCTCGTAAAAGGAGCAGAATTTACTGGGAAAGCTATTCACAAAGGAGCTTCTAAACTGCGAGAACACATTCAGCCAGAAGAAAAACCTCTGGAAGTCAACCCAACTGTAGCAAAGGGGCTTCATGTAGCGAAACAGGCTACTGGAGGAGCTGTGAAAGTCAGCCAGTTCTTAG TTGAGGGAGTGTGTTCAATAGCAAGCTGTGTTGGAAAGGAGCTGGCTCCTCATGTCAAGAAACATGGCAGCAAATTAGTTCCAGAATCCCTTAAGAAAGACAAAGATGGCAAATCTGCTCTTGATGGTGCTCTGGTGGTAGCAGCAAGTGGAGTTCAAG GGTTTGCAACAGTGTGGCAAGGTTTAGAAAGTGCAGCTAAATGCATTGCTAAAAGTGTTTCAACTGAGACTGTAAAAACTGTGAAACACAA